Sequence from the Phycisphaerales bacterium genome:
GGGCTGACGCCCCGGCGTGGCAAGTACAAGGGCGAGCGAGTCCCCTACACCGATATCGACCGCGAGTCGGCCAAGGAAGGGTCGTTCTTCCTCTACCGGGCTGGGGACGAGCGCTCGTTCCTGACAGTCGCGATGGCTGCGCCGAACTTCTGGCCCGGCGTGGTGCTGCTCCACCGCATGATCGGCGCCTCCCAGCCCGAGGGTGCGGACGAGGTGATCGTCGAAGAGGGCTCGGGCAGCTGACTCGTGATCGACCAATGACCAAGTTCGAGCTCGCAACCCGCTTCTTCCTCGCTACCGCCGTCATCCTCGGCTCCTGCCGCGTCGTCGGGTTGCTGACGTCCCGTCTGCGGCAGCCGCCGGTCATCGCGGAGATGATCGCCGGCATCCTGCTCGGCCCCACGCTCCTGGGCCTCTTCTGGGGCGGCGCGGCCATGAACTGGCTGTTCCACGACGACGTCAAGCTTGTGCTGCACACGTTCGCACAGGTGGGGCTGGCACTGTACATGTTCCTTGTCGGCATCGAGTTCCGCACGGAGCTGGTGGTGCGTGGGCTCCGCTCGGCGGCGGCTATCTCCGCCGCCGGCATCCTCGTTCCGCTCGGGCTCGGCGCCCTCATCGCGACCGCCGCGTGGGACAACCCTGTCTACTTCCCCGCTGATGTCCGCGCCGTTGACGCCGCGCTCTTCATGGGCGCGGCCCTGTCCATCACCGCCTTCCCGGTGCTGGCCCGGATCGTCTCGGAATCGGGCCTCGGCGGCACCAAGATCGGCACGCTGACGCTCGGGGCCGGGTTCATTAACGACGGCCTGGCCTGGTGCGTGCTCGCGGTCGTGCTGGGGAGCATCGGCGGCGACGGCGGTCTGGCGATCAAGGCCTTCGGCGGGGGCATCGCTTACTGCATCCTCGTCCTCACGCTAGGGCGCGTGGGACTCGCCCGCCTGGCGCGCAGCATGCCCGCGACCACCTCGGGCGAGTGGCCGGTTCGGCCTGGACACTTTACGATCGTGCTGATCCTGCTAGGCCTTGGCGCCTGGTTCACGGACGTGATCGGCGTGCACGCTGTTTTCGGCGCGTTCGTTCTCGGCCTTGCCGTGCCCCGCGGGCCATTCGCCGCGGGTCTCAAGCGCATGATCGCCCCGCTCACAACCGGCCTCCTGGTGCCGATGTACTTCGTGAGCTCGGGCCTGAACACCCAGGTGGGCCTGCTCGATTCGTGGCCTCTGTGGGCCATGGCCGCCGTCGTGTTCGCCGCCGCGTGCGTTGGCAAGTTCGCCGCGTGCGCCGGCGCCGCCCGCCTCACTGGCGAGACCTGGCGCGACTCCTTCGGTATCGGCGCGCTCATGAACTGCCGCGGCCTGATGGAGCTGCTCATCCTCAACATCGGCCTGGAGCGGGGCATCATCACGCCCACGATGTTCAGCATCGGCGTGCTCATGGCCCTTGGCACGACCCTCATGGCCACGCCGATGTTCCGCCTCGCCTACCGCGGCGCGGCCGGGGAGCAGCCGAGTTCCGCCCCCGAGGCAGCCCCGGCCAGCGACCGCCCACGCCCGCTTCACGATGCACTCACCGGGCACGCTGACGATCGGGCATGAAGATCACCGTCCTTGGCGCTGCTGGAGACGTCACCGGCAGCGGCTATCTCGTCGAAACCACCTCGGCCCGTGTGCT
This genomic interval carries:
- a CDS encoding cation:proton antiporter: MTKFELATRFFLATAVILGSCRVVGLLTSRLRQPPVIAEMIAGILLGPTLLGLFWGGAAMNWLFHDDVKLVLHTFAQVGLALYMFLVGIEFRTELVVRGLRSAAAISAAGILVPLGLGALIATAAWDNPVYFPADVRAVDAALFMGAALSITAFPVLARIVSESGLGGTKIGTLTLGAGFINDGLAWCVLAVVLGSIGGDGGLAIKAFGGGIAYCILVLTLGRVGLARLARSMPATTSGEWPVRPGHFTIVLILLGLGAWFTDVIGVHAVFGAFVLGLAVPRGPFAAGLKRMIAPLTTGLLVPMYFVSSGLNTQVGLLDSWPLWAMAAVVFAAACVGKFAACAGAARLTGETWRDSFGIGALMNCRGLMELLILNIGLERGIITPTMFSIGVLMALGTTLMATPMFRLAYRGAAGEQPSSAPEAAPASDRPRPLHDALTGHADDRA